Proteins encoded together in one Fibrobacter sp. window:
- a CDS encoding site-specific DNA-methyltransferase, translating into MFTNHKIEFSDSRLLSAIEDKSVDLVVTSPPYPMIEMWDSLFGSLNPEIRNLLKQVNGPGAFELMNQELDKTWDELARVVKDSGFVCINIGDATRKIGDQFQLYSNHSRITSKFINLGFQPLPVILWKKTTNAPNKFMGSGMLPAGAYVTLEHEYILIFRKGGKREFRNADEKKFRNQSAFFWEERNRWFSDSWDLKGIKQATNDESVRERNAAYPFELPYRLINMYSVKGDMVLDPFLGTGTTTFAAIASERNSIGIEYDRNFSSVILSGLKDFCKTANSLITKRLEDHIVFCEEYRKEKGPFKYENRCFRFPVMTKQETDLDLKHIYKINSADLSNITVEYQPIKFVSHTVESSVPPLA; encoded by the coding sequence ATATTCACAAACCATAAAATCGAATTCTCTGATTCAAGATTGTTATCTGCGATCGAGGATAAATCAGTTGATCTGGTAGTGACATCACCGCCATATCCTATGATCGAGATGTGGGATAGTCTCTTTGGTTCCTTAAATCCGGAAATACGCAATTTACTTAAGCAGGTTAATGGCCCCGGGGCTTTCGAATTGATGAATCAGGAACTCGATAAAACATGGGATGAACTTGCCAGAGTCGTAAAGGATAGTGGATTTGTGTGCATTAATATTGGTGATGCAACCAGGAAAATTGGTGACCAATTCCAACTGTATTCAAATCATTCCCGGATAACATCTAAATTCATTAATCTTGGATTTCAACCTCTGCCGGTAATTCTCTGGAAGAAAACAACCAATGCACCAAACAAGTTTATGGGCTCAGGGATGCTTCCTGCGGGAGCTTATGTCACACTTGAACACGAATATATACTGATATTTCGCAAGGGGGGAAAAAGAGAATTCAGGAATGCTGATGAAAAAAAGTTTCGAAACCAGAGTGCCTTTTTCTGGGAGGAGCGAAACAGGTGGTTTTCTGATTCCTGGGATTTAAAAGGAATCAAACAAGCAACAAATGATGAGAGCGTGCGTGAAAGAAATGCCGCTTATCCTTTTGAGTTGCCTTATCGTCTGATAAACATGTATTCTGTCAAAGGTGATATGGTTCTTGATCCTTTCCTTGGTACTGGCACAACAACATTTGCTGCTATAGCATCAGAAAGAAATTCGATTGGAATAGAATATGACAGGAATTTTTCTTCTGTAATTCTTAGTGGTTTAAAGGATTTTTGTAAAACAGCAAACAGCCTGATAACAAAGAGACTTGAAGATCACATCGTTTTCTGTGAAGAGTACCGGAAAGAAAAAGGTCCTTTTAAATACGAAAACAGATGTTTTAGGTTTCCTGTTATGACAAAACAGGAAACTGATCTTGATTTGAAGCACATTTACAAAATTAACTCTGCAGATTTAAGTAACATAACAGTTGAATACCAGCCAATCAAATTTGTATCCCATACAGTCGAGTCGTCAGTTCCTCCTCTTGCATGA
- a CDS encoding protein kinase — MDTNANKENKEKTKPVEKTCVEQCSLSGTRLWEINGDSAVLPREDEQVKIGSGIISSVLGSGGMAKVYKVWNEKLEVFRAVKILKPDRCDLKNRFETEVKISAKLHHPNIVEIYNVGEWNGLPYIEMEYVNGKSLEELIREKGKLPDEVCSSIMILVSRALYYAHSLEILIYGKTYHGVIHRDLKPANIMISEKGEVRLMDFGIARPTEVSLHTIDGSIVGTIQYLSPEQMNGGEVDCRTDIYSLGAILYEMLTGEKTFPQESITELMKKRISNEFRKFSEYAFDISPELSRISQKCLNFEKQERYDSAKALLDKLNIVHKSITPDSPEVVLAEYLEGSLTVRPPQKRISRLHRKYYFIGGAVLAGVAFLFFISTKPEKSALSEPTPEPIASTTKTTFQTNQIPVALHPDSLARDKGINTVSEKKPVDPIHNENKSTPIKQPVVTKPELSPVDILKKKYKNPDMFVIASNAIQKKAFYDAILALENLPDHHPQRNNAKIMLLESYLETNRLKRASSLVKEVKSHDAQFHYLCGILFEKQGNSTDALGCYQQALIRPGRVRETQKIRRDALYNIAVLRSGLHRKNPTENTRVQAINAWIVVKRTYSAAPDHFRLKKADDELAALNKE, encoded by the coding sequence ATGGATACCAATGCAAACAAGGAAAATAAGGAAAAAACAAAACCGGTTGAAAAGACCTGCGTCGAACAATGCTCTCTGTCAGGAACACGCCTGTGGGAAATAAATGGGGATTCCGCTGTACTTCCCAGGGAGGATGAGCAGGTAAAAATTGGTTCGGGAATAATCTCTTCCGTCCTGGGATCAGGGGGAATGGCTAAGGTTTATAAAGTGTGGAATGAAAAACTGGAGGTTTTCAGGGCTGTTAAGATATTAAAACCCGACAGATGCGATCTTAAGAACCGTTTTGAAACAGAAGTGAAGATAAGCGCAAAACTGCACCATCCCAACATAGTTGAAATCTACAACGTTGGAGAATGGAATGGACTGCCCTACATTGAAATGGAGTATGTAAATGGTAAATCTCTCGAAGAGCTGATAAGGGAAAAGGGAAAACTACCAGACGAAGTTTGCAGTTCTATAATGATTCTTGTCTCCAGGGCACTTTATTACGCCCACAGCCTTGAAATCCTTATTTACGGAAAAACCTATCACGGAGTGATTCACCGTGATCTGAAACCGGCAAATATCATGATTTCTGAAAAAGGCGAAGTGCGCCTGATGGATTTTGGGATTGCCAGACCGACTGAAGTGAGCCTTCATACCATCGATGGCAGTATTGTAGGTACAATCCAGTACCTTTCTCCGGAACAGATGAACGGAGGGGAAGTTGACTGCCGCACTGATATCTACTCCCTTGGGGCTATTCTGTATGAGATGCTGACCGGGGAAAAAACATTCCCCCAGGAATCCATAACCGAACTTATGAAAAAAAGAATAAGCAATGAGTTCAGAAAGTTCTCTGAATATGCCTTTGATATCTCTCCGGAGCTTTCCAGAATTTCTCAAAAGTGCCTTAATTTTGAGAAACAGGAGCGTTACGACAGTGCAAAGGCACTGCTTGACAAATTGAACATCGTTCATAAATCAATTACTCCGGACAGCCCTGAGGTTGTTCTTGCAGAGTACCTGGAAGGTTCCTTAACTGTCAGGCCTCCACAAAAGAGGATCTCAAGGCTGCACCGGAAATACTACTTCATTGGAGGAGCTGTTCTTGCGGGAGTTGCATTTCTGTTTTTTATCTCGACCAAACCAGAAAAATCGGCTTTATCAGAGCCAACTCCAGAACCAATCGCTTCAACGACAAAAACAACCTTTCAGACAAATCAGATTCCTGTGGCATTACACCCTGACTCATTGGCGCGGGATAAGGGAATCAATACTGTTTCTGAAAAAAAACCGGTTGATCCCATCCATAATGAGAACAAAAGTACTCCGATAAAGCAACCAGTTGTTACCAAGCCGGAGCTCTCCCCTGTCGATATTCTGAAGAAAAAGTACAAAAACCCTGATATGTTTGTAATTGCTTCAAACGCTATACAGAAGAAAGCCTTTTATGATGCAATTCTGGCTCTTGAGAATCTCCCTGACCATCATCCTCAACGCAACAATGCTAAAATCATGCTTCTTGAGTCTTATCTGGAAACAAACAGGCTAAAAAGAGCCTCTTCTCTGGTTAAAGAAGTGAAATCTCATGATGCCCAGTTTCATTATCTCTGCGGGATACTCTTTGAGAAACAGGGAAACAGCACTGATGCGTTGGGGTGTTATCAGCAGGCTTTGATCAGGCCGGGACGGGTAAGAGAGACTCAGAAAATACGCAGAGATGCTCTTTACAATATTGCTGTACTGAGAAGTGGATTACACCGCAAAAATCCGACAGAAAATACAAGGGTTCAGGCAATAAATGCCTGGATCGTGGTTAAAAGAACCTATTCCGCAGCCCCTGATCATTTCCGTCTTAAAAAAGCGGATGATGAACTGGCTGCATTAAATAAGGAATAA
- a CDS encoding DUF1854 domain-containing protein: MQDNTLTLYRKQDQVFLKRKGKEDTAVSVAWLRPVTEGAEEISLITEQGESCLLSSLEQLDPQSRSIASEELEKNYFYVEILCLIRTDVNIGNRYFEADTDRGRIKFVVKNPYVDIRPAGKDGVIIRDSVGNLYRIKSLSMLDARSRKEFEKVI; encoded by the coding sequence ATGCAGGATAATACTTTAACTCTCTATAGAAAACAGGATCAGGTTTTTCTTAAACGAAAAGGGAAAGAGGATACGGCTGTTTCAGTGGCTTGGCTTCGCCCTGTAACAGAAGGAGCGGAAGAGATCTCTCTTATTACTGAGCAGGGGGAGTCTTGCCTTCTCAGCAGTCTCGAACAGCTCGATCCTCAATCACGCAGTATAGCCAGTGAAGAACTGGAAAAGAACTATTTCTATGTCGAAATCCTGTGTCTGATTCGTACAGATGTCAATATTGGGAACAGGTATTTTGAGGCGGACACGGATCGTGGGAGAATCAAATTTGTGGTAAAAAACCCATATGTTGACATCCGTCCCGCAGGTAAAGACGGAGTAATCATCCGCGATTCGGTGGGTAATCTGTATCGGATCAAATCGCTGTCAATGTTAGATGCAAGGTCAAGAAAAGAGTTCGAAAAAGTAATCTGA
- a CDS encoding ABC transporter ATP-binding protein translates to MKTGAQLPIEIKRLINGKSTRVLHVQKTDLTEERRFGRGFLILTDAELITISGEKVLSEMPLSELKQVRIDELAGCGRVTAETSEGLKHLLYYSNHLVPEFADSTRIINHFLHNNELSEGTIEHGSHCSRCSSPLPERGSRCPRCVPRLKILKRIIALSAPYKIRIFFLMLVTGAGVLFQVLPPYITKKIVDEVIGKGDIQKLYYYTGAMIGCGVLYLAMRLISINLTSWVGARIVTDLRSRLHSVLQYLKLSFFTRREPGELVGRIMHDTGELQQFLIDGLPSLVINVISFVVVGVILLKINWALTLFVLVPVPMLILGSSWFWSKLRPLFLREGTMVGHLYSVLGESLQGLRVIKACSRERHRIIIFDSVNNRLASTQVTTQRVSGSFNETMYWIMSLGVTFVWFFASKMITGGKSDFTIGDLLAFVGYIWLFYGPLQWFSVILHWMTHAFSGAERIFEVLDTSPERYESSHSVTLPEIKGSIEFRDLHFSYERGKEVIKGISFKIEPGEIIGLIGRSGAGKSTVINLLTRFFEPDSGEILIDGVPLSRIKLSQLRSNIGLVMQESFLFNASIAENIAYGMEHASFKEIIEAAKAAHAHEFIIRKRDGYDTIVGDTGERLSGGEKQRIAIARAILHNPPILVLDEATSSVDSTTERHIQEAINGLIKGRTTIAIAHRLSTLRNASRLVVLSDGKLAEIGTHDELIEKNGIYADLLRSHTEMNALQSVMWG, encoded by the coding sequence ATGAAAACCGGTGCCCAACTACCTATTGAGATAAAAAGATTGATTAATGGAAAAAGTACCCGTGTTTTGCATGTCCAAAAAACCGATCTGACAGAGGAACGGAGATTCGGCAGGGGCTTTCTGATTCTTACAGATGCAGAGTTGATAACTATAAGCGGAGAAAAAGTGCTCTCTGAAATGCCCCTCAGTGAGCTGAAGCAAGTGAGGATAGATGAGCTTGCAGGGTGTGGAAGGGTAACTGCGGAAACCTCAGAAGGCTTAAAGCATCTTCTGTACTATTCAAATCATCTTGTACCTGAGTTCGCTGATTCAACAAGAATAATAAATCATTTCCTCCATAATAATGAACTTTCAGAGGGAACAATTGAGCATGGATCCCATTGTTCGCGATGCAGTTCACCTCTTCCGGAGCGGGGGAGCAGGTGTCCCCGTTGTGTACCCCGCTTAAAGATACTTAAAAGAATCATTGCTTTGAGTGCTCCCTATAAGATCCGGATCTTTTTTTTGATGCTTGTGACAGGAGCCGGTGTCCTGTTTCAGGTACTTCCACCTTACATCACAAAAAAGATCGTGGATGAAGTTATTGGAAAAGGAGATATACAGAAACTCTACTATTACACCGGAGCCATGATCGGTTGTGGTGTTCTTTACCTTGCAATGCGTCTGATCAGTATCAATCTTACCTCCTGGGTAGGAGCCAGGATAGTAACTGACCTGCGAAGCAGGCTTCACAGTGTGCTGCAGTATCTGAAACTGAGTTTCTTTACAAGGCGGGAACCCGGTGAACTTGTCGGTCGAATCATGCATGACACCGGAGAACTTCAGCAGTTTCTTATCGATGGACTTCCTTCTCTCGTAATAAATGTCATTTCATTTGTGGTTGTAGGTGTAATACTGCTGAAAATCAACTGGGCACTGACCCTTTTTGTTCTGGTGCCTGTTCCGATGCTGATTCTGGGCTCAAGCTGGTTCTGGAGCAAGCTTCGACCTTTGTTCTTGCGTGAAGGAACCATGGTGGGACATCTTTACTCTGTGCTGGGAGAATCACTTCAGGGTTTGCGTGTGATCAAGGCATGCTCCAGGGAACGCCATCGTATTATAATTTTTGATTCTGTAAACAACCGTCTGGCATCAACACAGGTCACAACACAACGTGTTTCAGGAAGCTTCAATGAAACTATGTATTGGATAATGTCCCTTGGGGTGACATTTGTCTGGTTCTTTGCCTCGAAAATGATAACCGGAGGAAAAAGTGATTTTACTATTGGAGACCTTCTGGCGTTTGTGGGTTATATCTGGCTCTTTTATGGCCCTCTTCAGTGGTTTTCAGTCATTCTTCACTGGATGACACATGCTTTCTCGGGTGCAGAAAGAATCTTCGAGGTGCTTGACACTTCACCGGAAAGATATGAAAGCAGTCATTCAGTTACATTGCCTGAAATAAAAGGAAGCATAGAATTCCGTGATCTGCATTTCAGTTACGAACGCGGCAAAGAAGTAATAAAAGGGATCTCCTTCAAAATTGAACCGGGTGAGATTATCGGGTTGATTGGCCGTTCCGGGGCAGGGAAGAGCACTGTTATAAATCTGTTGACCCGCTTTTTCGAGCCCGATTCAGGTGAGATACTCATTGACGGGGTTCCATTGAGCAGAATCAAGCTCTCACAGTTGCGTTCAAACATCGGACTTGTGATGCAGGAATCATTTCTTTTCAATGCTTCGATAGCGGAAAACATCGCCTATGGGATGGAACATGCGAGCTTCAAAGAGATAATCGAGGCTGCGAAGGCTGCCCATGCCCACGAGTTTATTATCCGTAAAAGGGACGGCTATGATACGATTGTCGGGGACACCGGGGAGCGGCTCTCAGGAGGGGAAAAGCAGCGAATCGCTATCGCCAGAGCCATTCTGCACAATCCCCCGATTCTTGTCCTTGATGAAGCAACATCGTCGGTTGACTCAACAACCGAGAGGCACATCCAGGAGGCGATAAACGGGTTGATTAAAGGTCGTACAACAATTGCAATCGCTCACCGCCTCTCGACTCTGCGTAATGCCAGTCGTCTGGTAGTGCTCTCGGACGGGAAACTGGCGGAGATTGGTACTCATGATGAATTGATAGAGAAAAATGGCATATATGCTGATCTCTTAAGATCGCATACGGAAATGAATGCTTTGCAGTCAGTAATGTGGGGTTGA